The following proteins are co-located in the Legionella busanensis genome:
- a CDS encoding UV damage endonuclease UvsE: MVFKRVGFACKYMDFNQNQSAKTLKEIQQNFSEKTTTIKWLESKSKDEAEKKLWEIITHNTRSVYNLINYVGNLVPEQRMVRIGSDQLPAFTHPKFKYFWQQVDVLTFLEEKFRIAGDLARRLDVRLSMHPGQFVVLASTTPDIVERSIAEFEYHANLIRWMGYGKTFQDFKCNVHISGKRGPEAIKLILGRLSPEARNSITIENDEMSWGLDASLELEKDLALVLDIHHHWIKTGEYIQINDDRIRRVIDSWRGVRPVIHYSVSPEHVLTSHAIDVLPDLNELLSKGYNKSQLRQHSNMMWNDACNAWAGSFRKDFDIMVEAKNKNLASIPFEIATRHLIL; the protein is encoded by the coding sequence ATGGTTTTCAAGCGAGTAGGATTTGCATGCAAATACATGGATTTTAATCAAAATCAAAGCGCCAAAACTTTAAAAGAAATACAACAAAATTTTTCGGAAAAAACAACTACTATTAAATGGCTTGAGTCGAAAAGCAAGGATGAAGCGGAAAAAAAATTATGGGAAATTATCACCCATAATACACGCTCTGTTTACAATCTTATTAATTACGTGGGAAATTTAGTTCCCGAGCAACGGATGGTTCGAATTGGTAGTGATCAATTACCTGCCTTTACTCATCCAAAATTTAAGTATTTCTGGCAACAAGTAGATGTTTTGACTTTTCTAGAAGAAAAATTTCGTATTGCTGGTGATTTGGCTCGCCGATTAGATGTCCGCCTCAGTATGCACCCTGGACAATTTGTGGTCCTTGCTAGTACTACACCTGATATTGTTGAGCGCAGCATTGCTGAATTTGAATACCATGCCAATTTAATTAGATGGATGGGATACGGTAAAACATTCCAGGATTTTAAATGCAATGTCCATATTTCTGGTAAGCGAGGCCCTGAGGCCATTAAATTAATTTTAGGTCGGTTATCACCAGAAGCAAGAAACTCTATTACCATTGAAAATGATGAAATGTCATGGGGTCTTGACGCAAGCCTAGAGCTTGAAAAAGATTTAGCGCTAGTTTTAGATATTCATCACCACTGGATAAAAACAGGTGAGTATATTCAGATCAATGATGATCGGATACGTCGCGTTATAGATAGCTGGCGTGGTGTTCGTCCCGTCATCCATTATTCGGTGTCACCAGAGCATGTATTAACTTCTCATGCAATCGATGTTCTTCCTGATTTAAATGAGCTACTGTCTAAAGGATATAATAAAAGTCAGCTCAGGCAGCATAGTAACATGATGTGGAATGACGCATGCAATGCCTGGGCAGGATCATTTAGGAAGGATTTTGATATTATGGTAGAAGCCAAAAATAAAAATTTAGCGAGTATTCCATTTGAAATAGCAACGCGGCATTTGATACTCTAA
- the queC gene encoding 7-cyano-7-deazaguanine synthase QueC — protein sequence MNKRVIVLLSGGMDSSTCLALVKSKNYDCYAISFDYGQPHQGELAAAKRVAEHIGVQEHKIFTFNMAAFGGTVLNNHNYGKTRTYLSKTLPVVQAPSHNPIFLAIAIGWGELIDAYDIFIGATTVDWANNPDCTPKFLNAFEKAANYGTKAGISGMRFKIHAPFNSMSKGEIVKKGLALDFDYSLTLSCYQPEKNNRACGVCHSCRERKEGFQEAGVFDPVLYAR from the coding sequence TTGAATAAAAGAGTTATTGTTCTTTTATCAGGTGGTATGGATTCTTCTACTTGCCTTGCCCTTGTAAAATCAAAAAACTATGACTGTTATGCAATTTCTTTTGATTATGGTCAGCCCCATCAAGGAGAGCTGGCGGCTGCTAAAAGAGTGGCGGAACATATTGGTGTTCAGGAGCATAAAATTTTTACTTTTAATATGGCTGCTTTTGGAGGAACCGTTTTAAACAATCATAATTATGGAAAAACCAGGACTTATTTATCCAAAACTCTTCCAGTTGTTCAGGCTCCTTCTCATAATCCTATTTTTTTGGCTATTGCAATTGGATGGGGCGAATTAATTGATGCTTATGATATTTTTATCGGCGCTACCACCGTTGATTGGGCAAATAATCCAGATTGCACACCGAAATTTTTGAATGCTTTTGAAAAGGCAGCGAATTATGGCACTAAAGCTGGTATTTCCGGAATGCGCTTTAAAATTCATGCTCCTTTTAATTCTATGTCTAAAGGTGAAATAGTAAAAAAAGGGCTTGCACTTGACTTTGATTATTCATTAACGCTTTCTTGCTATCAACCTGAAAAAAATAATCGCGCTTGCGGCGTTTGTCATAGTTGTCGAGAGAGAAAAGAAGGGTTTCAGGAGGCGGGAGTATTTGATCCTGTCTTATATGCACGTTAA
- the cysC gene encoding adenylyl-sulfate kinase: protein MSGRKPIAILFTGLPSSGKSTLALALKDKISTVDKRPTIILDSDQTKEILARELGYSKEERGEKLLRIVYVASLLMQAGAIVICPVIAPYEEHRLEARQQLEKEGHYCEIYLSTPLTICKQRDVKGLYHKAKIGLIEHFTGVDDPYFPPKNPDLVLDTSKQSLESACNQIIQFLVRKGILVLE from the coding sequence ATGAGTGGCAGAAAACCTATAGCAATTCTTTTTACCGGCCTCCCAAGTTCAGGAAAAAGCACGCTCGCTTTAGCGTTAAAAGATAAAATATCGACGGTAGATAAACGTCCGACAATTATCTTAGATAGCGACCAAACGAAAGAAATTTTAGCAAGAGAGTTAGGGTATTCAAAAGAAGAGCGAGGAGAAAAGCTATTACGTATTGTGTATGTTGCTTCGCTTCTTATGCAAGCTGGTGCAATTGTGATTTGTCCTGTTATCGCACCTTATGAAGAACATCGATTAGAAGCTAGACAGCAACTTGAAAAAGAAGGACATTATTGTGAAATTTACCTTTCTACCCCATTAACTATTTGTAAGCAAAGAGACGTAAAAGGACTGTATCACAAAGCAAAAATTGGGCTGATTGAGCATTTCACAGGAGTAGACGATCCTTATTTTCCCCCAAAAAACCCTGATTTAGTGCTTGATACCAGTAAGCAATCTTTGGAGTCTGCGTGTAATCAAATAATTCAGTTTCTTGTTAGGAAAGGTATATTGGTTCTTGAATAG
- a CDS encoding MFS transporter: protein MHVKHEAKESSHKEVLILSIGIRYLGRFSVDIYNIALPVIFASLPAVVSYQTLKLSVTIYFLASAVSQLLSGFFIQPANINRVFGATFLCLIIGLLFCIVSTSINLLILGRFLQGLAIGVLPTMMGYLLSETPEYKKYIVIRGIFAALAPATGMLIAGILLSMFGWKSTFLFLLALSIGIYCYYSFNVKHRKALSSFSKLNSIQCYYTVLKKPPYLSHIIAISFSSAGFIIFFVNTPFLLNQTYNFHIIIVGLISVFVALFISFGRIIVFFLQKKVKGDIIIFCGLFLQFCAGFLFMITAMTHHLTLFIFLGLGAIQMIGYGIITPSITVKIIELTKSISVPIGLSLMGFFISFIVFLMTLFNSMHYPGNINMFTNTLFVLLAIPVVLKMLTFKS, encoded by the coding sequence ATGCACGTTAAGCATGAAGCAAAAGAATCTTCCCACAAAGAGGTTCTAATTTTATCCATTGGGATTCGCTATTTAGGACGCTTTTCGGTTGACATCTACAATATAGCACTGCCAGTGATCTTTGCATCACTCCCTGCTGTTGTCTCCTATCAAACTCTAAAATTAAGTGTCACTATATATTTTTTGGCTTCAGCAGTTTCACAATTACTATCAGGTTTTTTTATTCAACCAGCAAATATTAATAGGGTTTTTGGTGCTACATTTTTATGTTTAATAATAGGGTTGCTCTTCTGCATTGTTTCAACCAGTATAAACCTATTAATTTTAGGCCGTTTTCTTCAAGGATTGGCAATTGGCGTGTTACCCACCATGATGGGTTATCTTTTAAGCGAAACGCCAGAATATAAAAAATATATTGTGATAAGGGGTATTTTTGCTGCTCTTGCTCCTGCCACGGGTATGTTAATAGCAGGGATTTTACTGTCCATGTTTGGTTGGAAATCGACTTTTTTATTTTTATTAGCTTTGTCTATAGGGATATATTGTTATTATTCATTTAATGTAAAGCATCGGAAGGCTTTATCTTCTTTCTCTAAATTAAATAGTATTCAATGCTATTACACGGTCCTAAAAAAACCACCATATCTTTCTCATATTATAGCGATTAGCTTTTCGTCGGCAGGTTTTATTATATTTTTTGTTAATACCCCCTTTTTATTAAATCAAACTTATAACTTTCATATTATTATTGTTGGGCTAATAAGTGTTTTTGTTGCCCTTTTTATTTCTTTTGGCCGAATAATTGTTTTTTTTCTTCAAAAAAAAGTGAAAGGAGATATTATTATTTTTTGCGGATTATTTTTGCAATTTTGCGCAGGTTTTCTTTTTATGATTACAGCTATGACCCATCACCTTACTCTATTTATTTTTTTAGGTTTAGGAGCTATTCAAATGATTGGTTATGGCATTATAACGCCTTCTATTACGGTAAAAATTATTGAATTAACAAAATCCATTTCCGTTCCTATCGGTTTGTCGTTAATGGGGTTTTTTATCAGTTTTATAGTTTTTCTAATGACACTTTTTAACTCTATGCATTATCCAGGAAATATAAACATGTTTACCAATACACTTTTTGTTTTGTTGGCAATCCCTGTGGTATTAAAAATGTTGACTTTTAAATCATGA
- a CDS encoding DJ-1/PfpI family protein, with translation MIQIVFLFYEGMTALDAIGPHEILSRIPGAIVKRVSAIPGEIHTSSELVLKTEYGLSEVSHADVLVIPGGGKAPALRDYPDILEWIRQIHATTAWTTSVCTGSLILGAAGILSGKRATTHWAVMDRLKTWGAIPIEHRVVEDDKIITAAGVSAGLDMALVLTAKLAGQPLAETLQLGLEYDPAPPFDVGSPKKANPALVEVLKTKLLERFEPA, from the coding sequence ATGATACAGATCGTATTTTTATTTTATGAAGGTATGACAGCACTCGATGCAATAGGTCCTCATGAAATTTTATCTCGTATACCTGGTGCTATAGTGAAACGAGTAAGTGCAATTCCTGGTGAGATTCATACTTCTTCAGAGCTGGTTTTAAAAACCGAATATGGGCTATCCGAGGTATCCCATGCAGATGTATTAGTGATTCCTGGGGGTGGAAAAGCCCCAGCCTTGCGTGACTATCCTGATATTCTTGAATGGATTCGACAAATCCATGCAACTACTGCATGGACTACCTCTGTTTGCACAGGTAGCCTTATTTTAGGTGCTGCAGGGATTTTATCTGGCAAACGTGCCACTACTCATTGGGCTGTGATGGATCGCTTAAAAACTTGGGGCGCAATACCTATCGAACATCGCGTGGTAGAGGATGATAAAATTATCACCGCTGCAGGTGTTTCTGCGGGCCTTGATATGGCCTTGGTTCTTACTGCCAAACTTGCAGGCCAACCGCTCGCTGAGACATTGCAATTGGGACTTGAGTATGATCCTGCACCGCCTTTTGACGTTGGTAGTCCTAAAAAAGCTAATCCTGCATTGGTAGAAGTGCTAAAAACTAAATTGCTTGAACGATTTGAGCCTGCTTAA